The following proteins are encoded in a genomic region of Planococcus lenghuensis:
- a CDS encoding tRNA dihydrouridine synthase gives MKENFWRDLPRPFFVLAPMEDVTNVVFRHVVAAAARPDVFFTEFTNTESYCHPEGIFSVRGRLTFTEDEQPMVAHIWGNKPEHFRDMSIGMAKQGFKGVDINMGCPVPNVASKGKGSGLINYPDNAADIIQAAKAGGLPVSVKTRLGYTDVDEWRGWLRHVLEQDVANLSIHLRTRKEMSAVPAHWELIPEIMELRDEVAPDTLITINGDIPDRQTGLELANKYGVDGVMIGRGIFHNPFAFEKEPKEHSPEELFDLLRLHLDLHDKYSTDIEPIAFKPLRRFFKIYVRGIRGAGELRNQLMHTESTDEVRALLQEFEALSSV, from the coding sequence ATGAAAGAGAATTTTTGGCGTGATCTGCCGCGTCCGTTTTTTGTGTTGGCACCGATGGAAGATGTGACGAATGTTGTATTCCGTCATGTAGTGGCTGCAGCAGCGCGGCCGGATGTGTTTTTTACGGAGTTTACGAATACGGAAAGCTATTGTCACCCGGAAGGAATCTTCAGTGTGCGGGGACGACTGACGTTTACAGAAGACGAGCAGCCGATGGTGGCGCATATATGGGGCAATAAACCAGAGCATTTCCGGGACATGAGTATCGGCATGGCGAAGCAAGGCTTCAAAGGTGTCGACATCAATATGGGCTGTCCGGTTCCGAATGTGGCTTCAAAAGGAAAAGGCAGCGGGTTGATCAATTATCCGGATAATGCTGCTGATATCATCCAGGCAGCGAAAGCGGGCGGCTTGCCGGTCAGTGTGAAGACGCGTCTCGGCTATACCGACGTGGATGAATGGCGCGGCTGGCTGCGGCACGTATTGGAGCAAGACGTCGCCAATCTGTCGATTCACCTGCGTACCCGAAAAGAAATGAGCGCCGTTCCTGCGCATTGGGAACTGATTCCGGAAATCATGGAACTTCGGGATGAAGTGGCGCCGGATACACTGATCACAATTAATGGAGATATTCCTGATCGCCAGACCGGCCTGGAACTGGCCAATAAATACGGCGTCGATGGCGTCATGATCGGCCGGGGGATTTTCCATAATCCGTTCGCTTTTGAAAAAGAGCCGAAAGAGCACAGTCCCGAGGAGTTGTTTGATCTCCTGCGGCTGCATCTTGATCTGCATGACAAGTATTCCACAGACATCGAGCCGATTGCATTCAAACCGCTCCGCCGCTTCTTTAAAATTTATGTCCGTGGCATCCGAGGAGCCGGGGAATTGCGGAATCAATTGATGCATACCGAGTCGACGGATGAAGTCCGGGCATTGCTGCAGGAATTCGAAGCTCTAAGCAGCGTATAA
- a CDS encoding YitT family protein encodes MNKARNLAIIFAAAILLGVAFNLFLLPHEILAGGITGIAMIFSLLTPINGGFWLIVLNIPILILGWMKLGKAFIGYSVFSVAVTSIAMLYIPVMKITDDVLLSSVFGGVLVGVAAGVIVRFGGSTGGFDIVGLLLTMKRDLPLGALVFVLNSGVVFISGFIFSWELAMYTMASIYISGLVVDRIHTRHIKLTLMVVTYKGEAVKKELLDNLYRGITVVDGEGAYSAAKLKVLYSVISRYELSYVRPLIKNIDPHAFVSVSETMEVMGNFRRDSNFQKKQIS; translated from the coding sequence GTGAATAAAGCACGTAATTTAGCGATCATTTTCGCTGCAGCGATTCTCCTCGGTGTGGCGTTTAACTTATTTTTACTGCCGCACGAGATTTTGGCGGGCGGCATCACTGGGATCGCGATGATTTTCAGTTTGCTGACACCGATCAACGGGGGGTTCTGGCTCATCGTCCTGAACATCCCGATTCTCATCCTCGGCTGGATGAAGCTCGGTAAAGCGTTTATTGGCTACAGTGTCTTTTCAGTTGCTGTGACATCTATTGCGATGTTGTATATCCCGGTAATGAAGATAACGGACGACGTTCTGTTATCATCCGTTTTCGGCGGTGTTCTGGTCGGTGTCGCAGCTGGTGTCATCGTTCGATTCGGCGGCTCGACAGGCGGCTTCGATATCGTTGGTCTTTTATTGACAATGAAGCGGGATCTTCCGCTCGGCGCGCTTGTGTTCGTGCTGAACAGCGGCGTGGTCTTCATTTCCGGTTTTATCTTTTCGTGGGAACTTGCCATGTATACGATGGCTTCGATTTATATTTCCGGCCTGGTTGTTGACCGGATCCACACACGCCATATCAAACTCACACTGATGGTTGTGACATATAAGGGCGAAGCGGTCAAAAAGGAATTGCTCGATAATCTGTATCGCGGAATCACAGTGGTGGACGGAGAAGGCGCTTATTCAGCAGCAAAGCTAAAAGTGCTGTACAGTGTCATCAGCCGCTATGAGCTTTCTTATGTCCGCCCGTTAATCAAAAACATCGACCCGCATGCATTTGTCAGTGTCAGTGAGACGATGGAAGTTATGGGGAATTTCAGAAGAGACAGTAACTTTCAGAAGAAACAAATCAGTTAA
- a CDS encoding LysM peptidoglycan-binding domain-containing protein, with product MKKVSKVLAPALALGMLAGGSGALANSHTFTIEAGDTLWGITQERPDITVDDLYALNPGIDAYNLQIGSEVIISSTPGSTRETFHTVEPGETLYSIANLHKNLTLDELYELNPGIDPYNLQIGSEVRVSGTPDSTETFHTVQPGETLYSIANLHENLTLDELYDLNPGIDPYNLQIGSEVRVSGTPDSTEMYHTVEPGETLYSIANLHKNLTLDELYDLNPGIDPYTLQIGSEVRVQ from the coding sequence ATGAAGAAAGTTTCAAAAGTCTTAGCACCTGCCCTCGCTTTAGGAATGCTTGCCGGCGGAAGCGGAGCATTAGCCAACAGTCACACATTTACAATTGAAGCCGGAGATACATTATGGGGCATTACCCAAGAGCGTCCAGATATCACCGTAGATGACTTATATGCCCTTAATCCGGGAATTGACGCTTATAACCTGCAAATCGGTTCAGAAGTGATTATTAGCAGCACTCCTGGCAGCACAAGAGAAACGTTCCATACAGTAGAGCCGGGTGAAACGCTGTACAGCATTGCCAACCTGCACAAGAACCTGACACTCGATGAATTGTATGAACTGAATCCGGGCATCGATCCGTACAATCTGCAGATCGGCTCAGAAGTAAGAGTCAGCGGCACTCCTGACAGCACGGAAACATTCCACACGGTTCAGCCGGGTGAAACGCTGTACAGCATTGCCAATCTGCACGAGAACCTGACACTCGATGAATTATATGATTTGAACCCTGGCATCGATCCGTACAATCTTCAGATCGGCTCAGAAGTAAGAGTCAGCGGCACGCCTGACAGTACGGAAATGTACCACACCGTAGAGCCAGGTGAAACGCTGTACAGCATTGCCAACCTGCACAAGAACCTGACACTCGATGAATTATATGATTTGAACCCTGGCATCGATCCGTACACGCTTCAAATCGGTTCAGAAGTAAGAGTTCAATAA